In Leisingera sp. NJS204, the following are encoded in one genomic region:
- the hisS gene encoding histidine--tRNA ligase, producing MAKVKKQPRPKAQTPKGFRDYFGAEVTQRSEMLRAIAGVYHHYGFEALESAAVETVEALGKFLPDVDRPNEGVFAWQETEDDGNGDWMALRYDLTAPLARVYAQHRNDLPTPYRRYAMGPVWRNEKPGPGRFRQFYQCDADTVGTASMAADAEICAMLSDTLETVGIPRGDYLVRVNNRKVLNGVLEVMGIGDDPAVRDNVLRTIDKFDKVGEAGVRELLTKGRLDASGAFIDGVGLSDDQAAPVLAFLTSKAAEAAGTIANLRAAVGDSAVGQEGIAELEQIGELLAAGGYGKDRIEIDPSVVRGLGYYTGPVFEAELTFDILDEKGRKRQFGSVAGGGRYDGLVKRFTGQEVPAVGVSIGVDRLLAALHAKGRLSAEAAGPVVVTVMDRDRMADYQAMVAELRNAGIRAEVYLGNPKNFGNQLKYADKRNSPVAVIEGGDEKANGVVQIKDLILGARIAESATLEEWKERPSQFEVPRKELAAKVREILDGQD from the coding sequence ATGGCCAAAGTGAAGAAACAGCCCCGCCCCAAGGCACAAACGCCCAAGGGGTTCCGCGACTATTTCGGTGCGGAGGTGACCCAGCGCAGCGAGATGCTGCGGGCCATTGCGGGTGTGTATCATCATTACGGGTTCGAGGCGCTGGAGTCCGCGGCGGTGGAAACCGTTGAGGCGCTGGGCAAGTTCCTGCCCGATGTGGACCGCCCCAATGAGGGTGTGTTTGCCTGGCAGGAGACCGAGGACGATGGAAACGGTGACTGGATGGCGCTGCGCTATGACCTGACGGCGCCCCTGGCGCGGGTCTATGCCCAGCACCGCAATGATCTGCCGACGCCGTACCGCCGCTATGCGATGGGACCGGTCTGGCGCAATGAAAAGCCGGGACCGGGCCGCTTCCGCCAGTTTTATCAGTGTGACGCGGACACTGTTGGCACCGCCTCGATGGCCGCTGACGCCGAGATCTGCGCGATGCTGTCGGACACGCTGGAGACCGTCGGCATTCCGCGCGGCGACTATCTGGTGCGGGTGAACAACCGCAAGGTTCTGAACGGCGTGCTGGAGGTGATGGGGATCGGTGACGACCCTGCTGTACGTGACAACGTTCTTCGCACTATCGACAAGTTCGACAAGGTGGGTGAGGCCGGCGTACGCGAGCTGCTGACCAAGGGGCGGCTGGATGCGTCGGGTGCTTTCATCGACGGGGTTGGCCTGTCTGATGATCAGGCCGCGCCGGTACTGGCGTTTCTGACCTCAAAGGCGGCGGAGGCGGCGGGCACCATTGCCAATCTGCGTGCTGCGGTGGGCGACAGTGCGGTGGGTCAGGAGGGCATTGCCGAACTGGAGCAGATCGGCGAGCTGCTGGCCGCGGGCGGCTATGGCAAGGACCGGATCGAGATCGACCCGTCGGTTGTACGCGGGCTTGGCTATTACACCGGGCCGGTGTTTGAGGCGGAGCTGACCTTTGATATCCTTGACGAGAAGGGCCGCAAACGGCAGTTCGGATCGGTTGCGGGCGGCGGGCGCTATGATGGTTTGGTCAAGCGCTTTACCGGGCAGGAAGTGCCTGCAGTGGGTGTGTCCATTGGCGTTGACCGGCTGCTGGCGGCGCTGCATGCTAAGGGGCGGCTTTCGGCAGAGGCTGCCGGCCCCGTTGTGGTCACCGTAATGGACCGTGACCGGATGGCGGATTACCAGGCGATGGTGGCAGAGCTGCGCAATGCGGGCATCCGGGCGGAGGTTTACCTGGGCAATCCCAAGAATTTCGGCAACCAGTTGAAATATGCGGATAAGCGGAATTCGCCCGTGGCCGTGATCGAAGGCGGCGATGAAAAAGCCAATGGCGTGGTGCAGATCAAGGACCTGATCCTGGGTGCCAGGATCGCTGAGAGTGCGACCCTGGAAGAGTGGAAGGAACGTCCGAGCCAGTTTGAAGTGCCGCGCAAGGAACTGGCCGCCAAGGTGCGGGAAATTCTGGACGGGCAGGACTGA